In one Arachis duranensis cultivar V14167 chromosome 9, aradu.V14167.gnm2.J7QH, whole genome shotgun sequence genomic region, the following are encoded:
- the LOC107464975 gene encoding gibberellin 2-beta-dioxygenase 2 has translation MVVASSMMIRTKKTKAVGIPTIDLSMERAELSKQVVKACEEYGFFKVVNHSVGKEVISTLEEQGAEFFAKTAAEKHRAGPATPFGYGCRNIGPNGDMGDLEYLLLHTNPLNISDRSKTISNDPIKFSCAVNDYIESTRELACEILDLVGEGLRLQDKYSLSKLIRDVQSDSLLRINHYSQMVKPKSWDPSLMKGNSNSSIGFGEHSDPQILTILRSNNVGGLQISTHDGLWIPVPPDSNEFFVMVGDALQVLTNGRFTSVRHRALTNPLKSRMSMMYFAAPPLNWWITPLPKMVTPHNPTLYKPFTWAQYKQAAYSLRLGASRLDLFKLHQQQDSNLAPPSP, from the exons ATGGTGGTGGCTTCTTCGATGATGATAAGGACGAAGAAAACAAAGGCGGTTGGGATTCCAACAATTGACCTCTCAATGGAGAGGGCAGAGTTGTCAAAGCAAGTGGTGAAGGCTTGTGAGGAATATGGATTCTTCAAAGTGGTGAATCATAGTGTGGGTAAAGAGGTCATTTCGACATTGGAAGAGCAAGGGGCTGAGTTTTTCGCCAAAACCGCCGCTGAAAAACACCGTGCCGGCCCTGCCACCCCCTTTGGCTACGGCTGCAGAAATATTGGTCCTAATGGCGACATGGGTGACCTTGAGTACCTTCTTCTCCACACAAATCCTCTCAACATCTCTGACAGATCCAAAACCATTTCCAATGACCCTATCAAATTCAG TTGCGCAGTAAACGATTACATAGAATCAACGAGGGAGCTAGCATGTGAGATTCTTGATCTAGTGGGTGAAGGTCTACGGCTCCAAGATAAGTACTCACTAAGCAAGCTAATCAGAGACGTTCAAAGTGATTCGCTCCTTCGGATCAACCACTACTCTCAGATGGTGAAACCGAAGTCGTGGGACCCATCATTGATGAAGGGGAACAGCAATAGCAGCATTGGGTTTGGAGAGCATTCTGACCCTCAGATCTTGACGATCCTACGGTCCAACAACGTTGGTGGGCTTCAGATCTCAACTCATGACGGGCTGTGGATCCCTGTCCCCCCGGACTCTAACGAATTCTTCGTTATGGTCGGCGATGCACTCCAG GTATTGACAAATGGAAGGTTTACAAGTGTGAGACACAGAGCATTGACAAATCCATTGAAGTCAAGAATGTCAATGATGTATTTTGCAGCACCACCGCTGAATTGGTGGATCACACCACTGCCTAAGATGGTGACACCTCACAACCCAACCCTTTATAAGCCTTTCACTTGGGCCCAATACAAACAAGCTGCTTACTCTTTGAGATTGGGTGCCTCTCGCCTTGACCTCTTCAAGCTCCACCAACAACAAGATTCCAATCTTGCCCCTCCTTCACCCTAA